The sequence GATTGAGAGTTTATTTGGGGTATTGCCTGGTGACTCCGCATTACTAGAAtagcagcatcagcagctACGTGCTCGCTGCGCATGACTTTATGAGTGGATGAAATATATATTTGTGGACTGGCAATGGTTTGCGACACGGCCGCACGAAGTTGTTTGGCACTCGTGAAGTCGATGTGTAACCACCTGCGGCCCATTCATTTACTTGCCCTCAACCTCCACTCCACGAAACTCCGACAAAGATGGTGCAAGCTTATCCCTAGTCTGCTCACGAGTGCTGTCGCTGTTTCTGTCGCATGGAATCGGAAGATTGCTCGAAAATGGGCATTGTGTTTTCTTCGTTTCGATGGGATGGCTTGACGCTGATGTTCCAGTCTCGGCCACCTCCAGCAGGTTGTCATCTAAAACTTGCTTTCCGTGCAGGTAACCCTCCTTCTCAATAATCACGTCAGATTCCAGAAGATGGAACTCATCGGCCTCTCGAACGTGCCATTTCGCCATGAAGTCGTTTTGGATCCAAATGACCTTGCCGAGGGCCTTCACCAAGGCAATTTTTCTGTGCATAGACAAACGCGGGTGTGAGAGGATTGCCTCTGTCATGATGTCTTGGATAAAGCCGAGGCATACTCCAAGATGCACATATTCAATGTGCAGTGGGTGCTTT is a genomic window of Pochonia chlamydosporia 170 chromosome Unknown PCv3seq00010, whole genome shotgun sequence containing:
- a CDS encoding globin-like-protein (similar to Metarhizium robertsii ARSEF 23 XP_007824875.2), which gives rise to MASPLPMKCINRQDLYTNLEARIQYLHSFLDFSSNDIEALISGAKYIKALVPAVVNIVYRKLLQYDITARAFTTKNTTEAGDVGEALHEDSPQILHRKMFLRAYLNKLCSDPSKMEFWEYLDKVGMMHVGLGRKHPLHIEYVHLGVCLGFIQDIMTEAILSHPRLSMHRKIALVKALGKVIWIQNDFMAKWHVREADEFHLLESDVIIEKEGYLHGKQVLDDNLLEVAETGTSASSHPIETKKTQCPFSSNLPIPCDRNSDSTREQTRDKLAPSLSEFRGVEVEGK